The Marivirga tractuosa DSM 4126 genome contains the following window.
AATATATAGGATGGGTTTGGGGAAGAATGATGAGTTTTACTCAAATCTGGGAAAAAAAAGCTTTTGCAAATCAGCCTATTCATAATTTAACAGAATTTGGAGTAGCTTTATTTGTGATGAGTCATGAGGGATGCAGCAAATCTAAAGTTGCCAACCATTCGCTTCAAGAAAAAACAACCATATTCGAGACGATAAACAGATTAGTGAAAAATGGAATTTTGGAAGAAAAATCAAATGAAACGGACAAGCGAAGTAAGCATTTGAAACTTACGGAAAAAGGACAAATGGCTAGTTTTTCTGTGATGAATCGTGCAAATGAAGTCAGCCAACACCTAGTGGGGAATTTAAGTGATCCTGAAAAGGTAAAACTCTTTGATTCTCTGATTAAACTTGATGGCTACCACCAACATTGTTATCAGAAGTATAAAAATGAGGATTGGGAGAAATTGAAGGAAGAGATGTTGGATTAGAAGTTCTGTATTACTAAAATTTAGATTTAAGCATTTTTAATTTCTTCACTGCATCTTCTCCATTTTCTAAAGTCCAAACAGGGAAATTCGTAAACTTATATGAATTAGTAGAAGATTCATCCGAAAGCTTTGTGTAAATAATACAAGGATCGGTTTTACTTTCACATTCGAATTTCATATAATATTGAGGTTCACCTTCAATATAATTGTCTTTTTTCCTCTCTTCTAAAGAAATCTTCACGTTAGGCAATCTGAACACTGCTCTATAACTATTTTTTTCATCTCGGTAGTGTTTTGTGTAGGTGACCACCCCTTCATCACTTATTGCGATAGTAGCATTTTCCTCAACACCATTAAGATACGTCTGTAATTTAGAAACTACTTCTTTCATATTTAAATCTTGAGCACTAAGATTTAGTGAACAGAAAACGATCAGAAATAAACTCAATAATATCTTTTTCATGGCTTGAAATTTTTAAGTCAACCTAATTATATCAACAAATTTAAACTTTTGATTTACTTTTCTCTTCTTTGGGCTCGTATTTTTTTGGGGCATAAAGAAAACCAAAAGCTTCGGCACCTTCTTTGGTATGAACCTCATGATGGATATAATGCGCTCTCATCATTCTTTTCAGATATGAATTTTCAGCTTTAAATTTTATTTTCACTCTTCTATGCACCAAAATATCATGAAACAACACATAGAAAATTCCATAACAAGCCACTCCTATCCCCACAAATAATAACCATCTCACCTCTGGAAATTCAATTCCCGACATGATCAGAGCTGCAGATGGTACGCTAAATACAACAGCAAACAAATCATTTCTTTCCAGTTTATGATTATGCACTTTATGATGCGATTTGTGCCAAGTCCACAGAACCCCATGCATGATGTATTTATGCGTAAACCAGGCCACTCCTTCCATAAAGAAGAAGGTTCCTACAACTAAAAAGGCATAAAATAAAATGGTCAAAACTTCAGACATGATAAATATTCTACAAAATTAAGCTTAATATTTCAATAATTCATCTCGAACTTGTTCCATCAACCACATTGGAGTGGAAGTAGCTCCGCAAATTCCTACTGAATCATTCTCTTGAAACCAGCTTTTATCTAATTCAGTAGTATTGGAAATGAAATAAGTATTCGGATTTTTATCCTTGCACACGTTGTATAAAACCTTCCCATTGGATGATTTGGTTCCTGAAACGAATATAACTTTATCAAATTCTCCTGCAAAAGACCTAAGTTCTTTGTCTCTGTTCGAAACTTGTCGGCAGATGGTATCATTAGCATTTACACTGATACCTGCCTCCGTTA
Protein-coding sequences here:
- a CDS encoding MarR family winged helix-turn-helix transcriptional regulator, yielding MLDNGIKLLQLYQDFLKKNPNATMSEFGKSLIEDEKEENTGNELDEMSKKMPFPFPAQSPDEYIGWVWGRMMSFTQIWEKKAFANQPIHNLTEFGVALFVMSHEGCSKSKVANHSLQEKTTIFETINRLVKNGILEEKSNETDKRSKHLKLTEKGQMASFSVMNRANEVSQHLVGNLSDPEKVKLFDSLIKLDGYHQHCYQKYKNEDWEKLKEEMLD
- a CDS encoding sterol desaturase family protein, with translation MSEVLTILFYAFLVVGTFFFMEGVAWFTHKYIMHGVLWTWHKSHHKVHNHKLERNDLFAVVFSVPSAALIMSGIEFPEVRWLLFVGIGVACYGIFYVLFHDILVHRRVKIKFKAENSYLKRMMRAHYIHHEVHTKEGAEAFGFLYAPKKYEPKEEKSKSKV